The Dendrosporobacter quercicolus genome includes a window with the following:
- the nth gene encoding endonuclease III, translating into MRVTKAVKAQMLDILARTYAGTKTALHYSSPFELLIAVVLSAQCTDIRVNKITARIFPELNTPAKILALGQERLEEAIRDCGLFRSKAKNILETCRILCTEYGGEVPATFDELVKLPGVGRKTANVVLSQLFDVPAIAVDTHVFRVSNRLKLATGATPLEVEQGLMKAIPRHQWSQAHHWLIWHGRLVCKARVPECDNCPLVSLCPSGKKS; encoded by the coding sequence ATGCGGGTGACGAAAGCTGTAAAAGCGCAAATGCTGGATATCCTGGCCCGTACTTATGCCGGTACCAAAACCGCCCTTCATTATTCTTCCCCGTTTGAACTCTTAATTGCAGTGGTGTTATCCGCCCAGTGTACTGATATACGGGTGAATAAGATTACCGCCCGGATATTTCCCGAACTCAATACGCCGGCAAAGATTCTCGCCCTGGGGCAGGAACGTCTGGAGGAGGCAATTCGGGACTGCGGCCTGTTTCGCAGTAAAGCCAAAAATATCCTGGAAACCTGCCGGATATTATGCACAGAATATGGCGGTGAAGTTCCTGCGACCTTTGATGAACTGGTAAAGCTGCCCGGTGTGGGGCGAAAGACGGCCAATGTTGTATTAAGCCAGTTATTTGACGTTCCGGCCATCGCTGTAGATACCCATGTATTTCGGGTCTCCAACCGGCTGAAACTGGCGACAGGCGCAACCCCGCTGGAAGTAGAGCAGGGGTTAATGAAGGCAATTCCCCGTCATCAATGGAGCCAGGCTCATCATTGGTTAATCTGGCATGGCCGGTTAGTATGTAAAGCCCGTGTACCCGAATGCGACAATTGTCCTCTGGTTTCCTTATGTCCAAGCGGCAAAAAGAGTTGA